A stretch of the Erinaceus europaeus chromosome 23, mEriEur2.1, whole genome shotgun sequence genome encodes the following:
- the LOC132535508 gene encoding LOW QUALITY PROTEIN: DNA-directed RNA polymerase II subunit RPB1-like (The sequence of the model RefSeq protein was modified relative to this genomic sequence to represent the inferred CDS: deleted 2 bases in 1 codon): SLSPSLSPSLSPSLSPSLSPSLSPSLSPSLSPSLSPSLSPSLSPSLSPSLSPSLSPSLSPSLSPSLSPSLSPSLSPSLSPSLSPSLSPSLSPSLSPSLSPSLSPSLSPSLSPSLSPSLSPSLSPSLSPSLSPSLSPSLSPSLSPSLSPSLSPSLSPSLSPSLSPSLSPSLSPSLSPSLSPSLSPSLSPSLSPSLSPSLSPSLSPSVPSLSPSLSPSLSPSLSPSLSPSLSPSLSPSLSPSLSPSLSPSLSPSLSPSLSPSLSPSLSPSLSPSLSPSLSPSLSPSLSPSLSPSLSPSLSPSLSPSLSPSLSPSLSPSLSPSLSPSLSPSLSPSLSPSLSPSLSPSLSPSLSPSLSPSLSPSLSPSLSPSLSPSLSPSLMAQPAASPGSHFPELAPLLRAPGTRARDRTGARQA; this comes from the exons tctctgtctccctctctgtctccctctctgtccccctctctgtccccctctctgtctccctctctgtccccctctctgtccccctctctgtccccctctctgtccccctctctgtccccctctctgtctccctctctgtccccctctctgtccccctctctgtccccctctctgtctccctctctgtccccctctctgtccccctctctgtctccctctctgtccccctctctgtccccctctctgtctccctctctgtccccctctctgtccccctctctgtctccctctctgtccccctctctgtccccctctctgtctccctctctgtccccctctctgtccccctctctgtctccctctctgtccccctctctgtctccctctctgtccccctctctgtccccctctctgtctccctctctgtccccctctctgtccccctctctgtccccctctctgtccccctctctgtctccctctctgtccccctctctgtccccctctctgtccccctctctgtccccctctctgtctccctctctgtccccctctctgtccccctctctgtccccctctctgtccccctctctgtccccctctctgtccccc tctgtcccctctctgtccccctctctgtccccctctctgtctccctctctgtccccctctctgtccccctctctgtctccctctctgtccccctctctgtccccctctctgtccccctctctgtccccctctctgtccccctctctgtccccctctctgtccccctctctgtccccctctctgtccccctctctgtctccctctctgtccccctctctgtccccctctctgtccccctctctgtccccctctctgtctccctctctgtccccctctctgtccccctctctgtccccctctctgtccccctctctgtctccctctctgtccccctctctgtccccctctctgtctccctctctgtccccctctctgtccccctctctgtccccctctctgtccccctctctgtctccctctctgtccccctctctgtccccctctctgtctccctctctgtccccctctctgtccccctctctgtccccctctctgtccccctctctgtctccctctctg atgGCTCAGCCGGCAGCGTCGCCTGGTTCTCATTTCCCCGAGCTGGCGCCGCTGCTGCGCGCGCCCGGGACACGAGCACGAGATCGCACGGGAGCGCGCCAGGCGTGA